A single Opisthocomus hoazin isolate bOpiHoa1 chromosome 1, bOpiHoa1.hap1, whole genome shotgun sequence DNA region contains:
- the LCMT2 gene encoding tRNA wybutosine-synthesizing protein 4 isoform X2 produces the protein MGRGHPGAPRPAAVQGTGSSSAVSKCSAAARGYIQDRFVRLLVGPRRRRRAPLVHRGYYIRTRAVDHCVEDFLLKTQSHPRTQILSLGAGFDSLYFRLKDIGLLHHTVVYEVDFPNVACQKATLIKRMKELSVLVGDTGGEGLGVITFSGEDYKLLGVDLSELSELQRALKEAGLDNEIPTLFIAEVVLTYMESSRSDALIQWAAEHFSQACFLLYEQMHPEDPFGRVMQHHFSQLNSALHSLTQYPDCEAQQRRFFGKGWTECSVMDMNEFFSCCTPEDEQQRVQALEPFDEYEEWHLKCSHYFVLTASKGMEPSWTPLLPNMTVPHRDGPVRMAGSITAAVCTMHSDISGLRRYGHHSVLIKPNVILTTGGFGEEDGQHCRMRSFHVLIKHAGYWKAGCVKKENPDKRDERLHHTVSCLSSSLALVVGGRTSPSSAGLGMLWLKFPEMCNALDPDDITVELVRLQSAAEPATLRWRHSTTEVIFKGEKYLFLYGGRSAMEPVLGDWYFLHAEELSCTVWSLESGEVPVVWTSGKYPNFQEGLEGRPW, from the exons ATGGGCCGCGGGCATCCgggcgccccgcgccccgccgcc GTCCAGGGCACCGGCAGCAGCAGTGCCGTCAGCAAGtgctcggcggcggcgcggggctacATCCAGGACCGGTTCGTGCGGCTCCTGGTGGGGCCACGGCGACGGCGGCGAGCCCCACTTGTCCACCG GGGTTATTACATCCGCACCCGTGCTGTAGATCACTGTGTTGAAGACTTCCTGCTGAAGACCCAAAGCCACCCTAGGACACAG ATCCTGTCTTTGGGTGCTGGCTTTGACTCCTTATACTTCCGTTTGAAGGACATAGGTCTTCTGCATCACACTGTGGTATATGAGGTGGATTTCCCAAATGTGGCATGCCAAAAAGCTACTCTGATCAAAAGAATGAAAGAGTTGTCAGTACTGGTGGGAGATACTGGAGGGGAAGGATTAG GAGTCATTACCTTTTCTGGAGAGGATTATAAATTACTGGGAGTGGATTTATCAGAGCTGTCTGAGCTGCAGAGAGCCCTGAAGGAAGCAGGACTGGACAATGAAATCCCCACCCTCTTCATAGCAGAGGTGGTGCTCACCTACATGGAAAGCAGCAG GTCAGATGCCTTGATTCAGTGGGCAGCAGAGCATTTCTCTCAGGCATGCTTTCTGCTGTATGAGCAGATGCACCCAGAGGACCCCTTTGGACGTGTCATGCAGCACCACTTTAGCCAGCTGAACTCTGCACTTCATTCTTTGACACAGTACCCTGATTGTGAGGCACAGCAGAGGCGCTTTTTTGGAAAG GGCTGGACTGAGTGCAGCGTCATGGATATGAATGAGTTTTTCAGCTGTTGTACTCCGGAAGATGAGCAGCAAAGAGTGCAGGCTCTGGAGCCTTTTGATGAATATGAG GAATGGCATCTGAAGTGTTCTCATTACTTTGTGTTGACTGCGTCAAAGGGGATGGAACCTTCCTGGACTCCATTGTTACCCAATATGACAG TTCCTCATCGTGATGGTCCTGTCAGGATGGCTGGGAGTATCACTGCAGCAGTGTGTACAATGCACTCTGATATTTCTGGCCTGAGACGTTATGGTCACCACTCTGTTCTTATAAAACCCAATGTGATTCTAACCACTGGAGgttttggggaggaggatggaCAGCACTGTCGTATGAGAAGTTTTCATGTGCTGATTAAGCATGCAGGCTACTGGAAAGCTGGctgtgtgaaaaaagaaaatcctgataAAAGGG ATGAGCGGTTGCACCATACTGTGTCATGTCTCTCCAGCAGTCTGGCGCTGGTGGTAGGAGGACGAACATCCCCATCAAGTGCAGGCTTGGGAATGTTGTGGTTAAAGTTCCCTGAAATGTGTAATGCCTTGGACCCAGATGACATTACAGTGGAGCTTGTACGtctgcagtctgctgctgaacCAGCTACTTTGCGTTGGAGACACAGTACAACTGAAGTAATATTCAAAG GTGAGAAGTACCTGTTTCTATATGGTGGCCGCTCTGCTATGGAGCCTGTGCTAGGGGATTGGTATTTCCTGCACGCTGAAGAACTTTCCTGCACTGTG tggtctctggagtctggagaggtcccgGTCGTCTGGACCTCTGGCAAGTATCCGAATTTTCAGGAAGGATTAGAAGGAAGACCCTGGTAA
- the LCMT2 gene encoding tRNA wybutosine-synthesizing protein 4 isoform X1 produces the protein MGRGHPGAPRPAAVQGTGSSSAVSKCSAAARGYIQDRFVRLLVGPRRRRRAPLVHRGYYIRTRAVDHCVEDFLLKTQSHPRTQILSLGAGFDSLYFRLKDIGLLHHTVVYEVDFPNVACQKATLIKRMKELSVLVGDTGGEGLGVITFSGEDYKLLGVDLSELSELQRALKEAGLDNEIPTLFIAEVVLTYMESSRSDALIQWAAEHFSQACFLLYEQMHPEDPFGRVMQHHFSQLNSALHSLTQYPDCEAQQRRFFGKGWTECSVMDMNEFFSCCTPEDEQQRVQALEPFDEYEEWHLKCSHYFVLTASKGMEPSWTPLLPNMTVPHRDGPVRMAGSITAAVCTMHSDISGLRRYGHHSVLIKPNVILTTGGFGEEDGQHCRMRSFHVLIKHAGYWKAGCVKKENPDKRDERLHHTVSCLSSSLALVVGGRTSPSSAGLGMLWLKFPEMCNALDPDDITVELVRLQSAAEPATLRWRHSTTEVIFKGEKYLFLYGGRSAMEPVLGDWYFLHAEELSCTVIPVEGPAPESRHSHSACSWKGGVLIAGGLGAVEQPLGSVFFLRELEHGFQWQTVDTHPPLIPRYSHTAHVHDGKLLLVGGVWFHSSSVPGITVIDLRTGLCLDYMIDVEHLEWPLMLHNHSSVFLPNEKELLLIGGGGNCFSFGTHLNPEPVSLSLSNILPNH, from the exons ATGGGCCGCGGGCATCCgggcgccccgcgccccgccgcc GTCCAGGGCACCGGCAGCAGCAGTGCCGTCAGCAAGtgctcggcggcggcgcggggctacATCCAGGACCGGTTCGTGCGGCTCCTGGTGGGGCCACGGCGACGGCGGCGAGCCCCACTTGTCCACCG GGGTTATTACATCCGCACCCGTGCTGTAGATCACTGTGTTGAAGACTTCCTGCTGAAGACCCAAAGCCACCCTAGGACACAG ATCCTGTCTTTGGGTGCTGGCTTTGACTCCTTATACTTCCGTTTGAAGGACATAGGTCTTCTGCATCACACTGTGGTATATGAGGTGGATTTCCCAAATGTGGCATGCCAAAAAGCTACTCTGATCAAAAGAATGAAAGAGTTGTCAGTACTGGTGGGAGATACTGGAGGGGAAGGATTAG GAGTCATTACCTTTTCTGGAGAGGATTATAAATTACTGGGAGTGGATTTATCAGAGCTGTCTGAGCTGCAGAGAGCCCTGAAGGAAGCAGGACTGGACAATGAAATCCCCACCCTCTTCATAGCAGAGGTGGTGCTCACCTACATGGAAAGCAGCAG GTCAGATGCCTTGATTCAGTGGGCAGCAGAGCATTTCTCTCAGGCATGCTTTCTGCTGTATGAGCAGATGCACCCAGAGGACCCCTTTGGACGTGTCATGCAGCACCACTTTAGCCAGCTGAACTCTGCACTTCATTCTTTGACACAGTACCCTGATTGTGAGGCACAGCAGAGGCGCTTTTTTGGAAAG GGCTGGACTGAGTGCAGCGTCATGGATATGAATGAGTTTTTCAGCTGTTGTACTCCGGAAGATGAGCAGCAAAGAGTGCAGGCTCTGGAGCCTTTTGATGAATATGAG GAATGGCATCTGAAGTGTTCTCATTACTTTGTGTTGACTGCGTCAAAGGGGATGGAACCTTCCTGGACTCCATTGTTACCCAATATGACAG TTCCTCATCGTGATGGTCCTGTCAGGATGGCTGGGAGTATCACTGCAGCAGTGTGTACAATGCACTCTGATATTTCTGGCCTGAGACGTTATGGTCACCACTCTGTTCTTATAAAACCCAATGTGATTCTAACCACTGGAGgttttggggaggaggatggaCAGCACTGTCGTATGAGAAGTTTTCATGTGCTGATTAAGCATGCAGGCTACTGGAAAGCTGGctgtgtgaaaaaagaaaatcctgataAAAGGG ATGAGCGGTTGCACCATACTGTGTCATGTCTCTCCAGCAGTCTGGCGCTGGTGGTAGGAGGACGAACATCCCCATCAAGTGCAGGCTTGGGAATGTTGTGGTTAAAGTTCCCTGAAATGTGTAATGCCTTGGACCCAGATGACATTACAGTGGAGCTTGTACGtctgcagtctgctgctgaacCAGCTACTTTGCGTTGGAGACACAGTACAACTGAAGTAATATTCAAAG GTGAGAAGTACCTGTTTCTATATGGTGGCCGCTCTGCTATGGAGCCTGTGCTAGGGGATTGGTATTTCCTGCACGCTGAAGAACTTTCCTGCACTGTG ATTCCTGTTGAGGGTCCAGCACCAGAAAGCCGTCACTCTCACAGTGCCTGTAGCTGGAAAGGAGGAGTGCTAATTGCAGGAGGTCTGGGAGCAGTTGAGCAGCCCTTaggttcagttttctttctgaggGAGCTTGAACATGGCTTTCAGTGGCAAACAGTAGACACACACCCTCCTCTCATCCCAAG GTATTCACATACTGCGCATGTGCATGATGGAAAACTTCTGCTTGTTGGTGGAGTGTGGTTTCACTCATCCTCTGTGCCAGGCATCACTGTCATTGACTTAAGAACTGGTCTCTGCTTGGACTATATGATTGAtgtg